DNA from Streptomyces rishiriensis:
AGAACGCCTGGACGACCGCTCCCAGCCGCCCGTGCCAGCGGCCGAGCGCGTACGGGCGGCCGGTGAGCAGGACGAGGACGACCGGGACGCCCGTCGCGACCAGCGCGTCCAGCAGTGCGCCCTGGACACCGGGCAGGCTGAGGTCGGCCACGTCGCAGCCCTCGCCGGAGGTGCCCCGGCCGAACAGGCCCGCCCGGTCGCCCAGGACGGCCACGCAGACGTCCGCCTCGGCGGCGCGGGCGATGGCCTCGGTGAAGCCGGACGGGTCCGGGTCCGAGACTCCGCACCCTTCGGTGAAGGTGACTTTGGCGTCCGGGAGCTCGGCCCGCAGGGACTCCAGCACGGTGGGGATCTCGATGCCCAGGTCCACCTCCGGGTGGTGCGTGAGGACATGGGACGGGAAGGAGTAGCAGCCCAGCATCGCCAGCGCGTCGGCCGCCCGCGGGCCCACCACGGCGATGCGGGTGTCGGGGGCGAGGGGGAGCAGCCCGTCGGGGTTGTCCAGCAGGACCACCGACTCCTCCGCCAGCCGGCGGGCCAGGGCGCGGTTGGCCGCCGGGTCGAGGTCGACCGACTCGGGGCTCGGCGGCTGCCAGTCCTCGTCCAGCAGCCCCAGTTCGCACTTCTGGAGCAGGACGCGGTGGGCGGCCCGGTCGATCAGCTCCTCGGGGAGCTCGCCGGCGCGTACGGCGGCGACCAGTGCCTCGCCGTAGTACTTGACGGTGGGCAGCTCGACGTCGATGCCGGCCGCCAGGGCGAGGTGGGCCGCCTCCGTGGGGGTGCCGGCGACCCGGTGCAGGGTCTGGAGGAAGCCGATGCCGAAGTAGTCGGCGACGACCGTGCCGGTGAAGCCCCACTCCTCCCGCAGGAGCCGGGTCAGCAGCTCGGGGTCGGCGGAGGCCGGGACGCCGTCGCGTTCGGTGTAGGCCGCCATCACCGAGCGGGCGCCGCCCTCGCGCAGCGCCATCTCGAAGGGGGGCAGGGTCACATCGGCGAACTCCCGGGTGCCCGCCCGCACCGGGGCCAGGTTGCGGGCGCCCGCCGAGGAGGCGTACCCCGCGAAGTGCTTGAGGGTGGCGACGATCCCGGCGGACTCGAGCCCGCGGACGTAGGCCGTGCCGATCGTGCCGACCAGATACGGGTCCTCGCCGATCGTCTCCTCGACGCGGCCCCAGCGCGGATCCCGGACGACGTCCAGGACGGGGGCGAGGCCCTGGTGGACGCCGACCGCGCGCAGGTCGCGGCCGATCGCCCGGCCCATCTCCTCCACCAGCGGCGGGTCGAAGGCGGCGCCCCAGGCGAGCGGGACCGGATAGGCGGTGGCCCGCCAGGCGGTGAAGCCGGCCAGGCACTCCTCGTGGGCGACGGCCGGGATGCCGAAGCGGCCGGCCGCGGCGATCCGCCGCTGGGCGAGGGCCAGGGCGCGGGCGCCGAGCGCGGGGTCCACGGGCGCGGTGCCGAAGGACCGGGTCAGCTGGCCGAGCCCCCGGGTGATCAGCTCGTCCCAGTCGTAGTCGGCGGTCATGTCGTGCTGGTGCGGGGCGACTCCGTCGCCGTCCGTCGCGGCGCCGACCCACACGCCGTACAGCTGGGCGGTCTTCTCCTCCAGGGTCATCCGGGAGAGGAGGTCGTCGACACGGGCGGCGGCGGGCAGGGCGGGGTCACGCCAGGGGGCGGTGGTCATGAAACTCCTGTCAGAGGTCGGTGAGCCACCAGGTGGACAGTCGGTGCGGACAACGAGGCGAACGAATGTTTCGAGCATTACTTCGAATGTTCCGGGAACCTATGGCGTCACAATAGGTTCGTCAAGAGGTCGCGTGGCGATACGATCGCCGCCATGACACCCTCGGACCCCGTGGAAACGCGGACAGAAGCGCGGCCGACGCAGACTGCGACGCTCGCGGAGATCGCCCGCGAGGCCGGCGTATCGGCGCCGACTGTTTCGAAGGTCCTCAACGGCCGCGCCGACGTCGCCCCCGCGACCCGTACCCGCGTCGAGGAACTGCTGCGCGCCCACGGCTACCGCCGCCGCCGCGCCGAGGCGACCCGCTCCCCCCTGATCGATCTGGTCTTCCACGAACTGGAGAGCGCCTGGGCGATGGAGGTCATCCGGGGCGTCGAGAACGTGGCGCGGGACGCCGGGCTGAGTGTCGTGCTGAGCGAGAGCGCCGGACGGCTCACGCCCGGCCGGACCTGGGCCGACCAGGTCGCGGCCCGCCGTCCGCACGGTGTCGTGCTGGTCCTCTCCGGACTCGACGAGTCCCAGCGGGCACTGCTGACCAGCCGGTCCATCCCCTTCGTGGTGATGGACCCGGCCGGCGACCCGGGCGCCGACGTGCCGTCCATCGGGGCCACCAACTGGCAGGGCGGCCTCGCCGCGACCCGGCACCTGGTCGAGCTGGGGCACCGGCGGATCGGGGCGATCAGCGGCCCGCCGCAGATGATGTGCAGCCGCGCCCGGATCGACGGCTACCGTGCCGCGCTGGAGACGGCCGGGCTCCCCGTCGACCAGCAGCTGATCAAGACCGGCGACTTCCACCACGAGACCGGCTACCGGCTCGGCCGTGAGCTCCTCGAGCGCCCGGACCGGCCCACCGCCGTCTTCGCGGGCAACGACCTCCAGGCGCTCGGCTTCTACGAGGCGGCCCGTGAGCTGGGACTGCGCATCCCGGAGGACGTGAGCGTGGTCGGCTTCGACGACCTGCCGGTGGCCCGCTGGGTGGGCCCGCCGCTGACGACCGTACGGCAGCCGCTCACGGAGATGGCCGAGGCGGCGGCGCGGCTGGTGCTGGAGCTGGGGCGCGCCGCGTCCCGGGAGGCACCGACGGCGACGCGCGTGGAGCTGGCGACGAGTCTGGTGGTGCGCACGAGCACGGGGCCGCCGCCCGCCCGGTAGGAACGCGAGTGGCCGGAAGTTGACGTATTGACGGGTGTGGCGGACACCTCCACACTCCTCCGAAGTCAATCGGTTGCACGACCGAAACTTTCGGAGGCACCCGCAATGAGATCCTCCAGTCCGTCGCTATGTGCACGTCTCGCCGCGCTGGTCGCCGGGGCGGCCACCGTCGGCGCCCTTCTGAGCGGAGTGGCGCACGCCGCCGACACCCCGCTGCGCGAGCTCGGGGCGGCCAAGGGCAAGGTCGTCGGCACGGCGGTCACCGGCTCCAAACTCACCGGCACCTACGGCGACATCGCCGGGGCGCAGTTCGGCTCGCTGACCCCCGGCAACGCCATGAAGTGGGGCTCGGTGGAGCCGACCCAGGGCTCCTTCAACTGGGCGGAGGCCGACCAGATCGTGGCCTTCGCGCAGGCCCACGACCAGCAGGTGCGCGGCCACACCCTGGTCTGGCACAGCCAGAACCCGAACTGGCTGACCAACGGCAGCTGGACGTCCGCCCAGCTGACCACCCTGCTCCACAACCACATCGACACCGAGGTCGGCCGGTACAAGGGCAAGATCGCGGCCTGGGACGTCGTCAACGAGCCCTTCAACGAGGACGGCACCTACCGCTCGGCCCTCTGGTACAACGGCCTCGGCGCGGACTACATCGCCAACGCGCTGACCTGGGCGCGGGCCGCCGACCCGGCCGCCAAGCTGTACATCAACGACTACAACGTCGAGGGCGTCAACGCGAAGAGCACCGCCCTCTACAACCTGGTCAAGTCACTGAAGGAGCGAGGGGTACCGATCGACGGGGTCGGCCTCCAGGCCCACCTGATCCTCGGTCAGGTCCCCGCCACCCTCCAGCAGAACATCCAGCGCTTCGCCGACCTCGGCGTCGACGTGGCCATCACCGAGCTGGACATCCGGATGACGCTCCCGTCCGACAGCGCCGAACTGGCCCAGCAGAAGGCGGACTACAAGGCGGTCACCGCGGCCTGCGTGGCGGTGACGCGCTGCGTGAACCTCACCGTGTGGGGCTTCACCGACTCCGACTCCTGGGTGGAGAGCACCTTCCCGGGACAGGGGGCGGCGACGCCGTACGACGCGAACTACGCCCCGAAACCGGCGTACTACGGCATCGCGGAGGCGCTGGGCGGCACGACGACACCTCCGCCGACCGGCGCCTGCACGGCGGCGTACAGCGTGGGCAGCCAGTGGAACACCGGATTCACCGGGAACGTGACGATCTCCTGCTCGGGCGCTTCGCTCTCCTCCTGGAAGGTGACCTGGACGTACGGCGCGGGCCAGCAGATCACCCAGGCCTGGAACGCCGGCTGCACCCAGGCGGGGACGGCCGTGACGTGCGTGAACGCCTCGTACAACGGCTCCGTGCCGGACGGGGGTTCGGTGAGCTTCGGGTTCAACGCCGGGTGGAGCGGCAGCAATCCGGTGCCGACGGTGACGCTGGGCTGAGGAACGTGAGATTTCCACAAGAAGTTCGCCGTGGGGCGCTCGTCCTAACAGTCCGCTCATAATTCGGACTTACGTTCCTGTGCGTGACGCGACACGAGGAGCAGGACGACGCCGGCAGACGGACGGGCCGGCGGCCGAGAGTGCTGAAGGCCGCCGGTCTCGCGCTGGCCGCCGCCCTGGTGCTGGGCATCGGGACGGCGGGCTGGGCCTACTGGCACCTCGACGACAACATCAAGAGCGTCGACATCGACAACGCGCTCGGCGACAACCGCCCCGCGAAGGCGGTCACGACCCCGGCCCCGTCCGGCTCGGCGTCCGCCTCCCCGCTGCCCACCGAGGCGGTGAACATCCTGGTGCTCGGCTCGGACTCGCGCAGCGGCGAGGAGAACCAGGCGCTCGGCGGCGGCGACAGCTCGGGCGCCCGTTCCGACACCGCGATGGTCGTGCACATCGACGCGGGCCGGACGACGGCCACCGTCGTCAGCATCCCGCGCGACACCCTCGTCACCCGCCCCTCCTGCCCGCTGTCCGACGGCGGCTCGACGGCGGTGGCGTACGGCGCGATGTTCAACACCGCCTACTCGGTCGGCGGTCCCGTCTGCGCCGTCAAGACGGTCGAGTCCCTCACCGACGTCCGTATGGACCACTACATCGAGGTGGACTTCTCGGGCTTCGCGAAGCTCGTCGACGCGCTCGGCGGGGTCACCGTCACCACCGACGAGGACATCGACGACGACGACAGCCACCTGCACCTCGCGGCCGGCACCCACCACCTGGACGGCACCCGGGCGCTCGCCCTGGCCCGCACCCGGCACGGCATAGGCGACGGCAGCGACCTCGGTCGCATCGGCCTCCAGCAGACGCTGGTGAAGGCCCTGCTGGAGCAGATCGCCTCGACCGACCTGCTGACCAGCCCCACCCGGCTGTACACGGTCGCCGACGCGGTCACCGGCAGCCTCACGACGGACACCGGCCTCGACTCCCTCGCCGCGCTGATGGAGCTCGGCCAGAGCCTGAAGGGCCTCTCGGCCGCCCGTCTCGAGACGGTGACCATGCCCGTGGTGGCAGCCCCTTCCGACCCCAACCGGGTGGTGGCACAGGAACCGGCGGCGAGCGAGCTGTGGGCGTCGCTGAGGTGACGTGGCCAGGGCGGCGGGGGCCGGGGCCGACCGACGGACAGTTCGCAGCCTGCCGGGTCGCGGCCGCGCTGCTCGCGGTGGGCGTGAGCTGCGGAAACACCGGACGGAAAAGTTCCCGGGAAAAAATCCGGCGACGGTGTCGATCCGGTCGTCCCCCGTTCGACGAAGGGATGAGAGGCCGGGAGGGACCCGGCTCACCGCACCCGAGGAGTCACCATGCCCCGCTACCTGTCGCTCGTGAAGATCGACGAGGCCACCGCCCCCGCCGAGGGCCCCAGCCCCGAGCTGATGCAGCGGATGGGCGAGCTGATCGAGGAGGTCACCAAGGCCGGCGTCATGCTCGACACCGCCGGGCTCACGCCGTCCGCGCAGGGTGTCCGCGCGCACTGGGAGGGCGGGAAACTCTCCCTCACCGACGGCCCCTTCACCGAGTCCAAGGAGGTCGTCGGCGGCTACGCGCTCATGCAGTGCAAGGATATGGCCGAGGCCGTCGAGTGGACCAAGAGGTTCCTGAAGGCGCACGAGGAGCACTGGACGGTGACCTGCGAGGTGCGGGAGATCGCGGAGGGCTGAGCCGCTCGAGAGGCCGGACCCTCGCGGTGGGCTGGGCCTCCTTGGCCTGAACGACTGCCGGGGTGTTCGATGGTGGGCTGTGGAACAACAGCCCGCCTCGGCCCCCCGAAGCCCCTCGGCCCCCCGAAGCCCCTCGAACCCCGGAAGCCCCTCGAACCCCGGAAGTCCCTCGGACCCGCGTGCCGCCATCGAGACCGTCTTCCGGCTCGAGGCCCCTCGGGTCATCGCCGCCGTCGCCCGTGTCGTCCGGGACGTCGGCATCGCGGAGGAGCTGGCGCAGGACGCCCTGGTGGCCGCCCTGGAGCAGTGGCCCCGCGACGGGGTGCCGGACAACCCCGGCGCCTGGCTCACGGCCACCGCCCGGCACCGCGCCGTCGACCTGGTCCGCCGCCGGGAGAACTACGCCCGCAAGCTCCAGGAGATCGGCCGCGGCCTGGACCCGGCGGTCCCGCCGGAGGAGCCCGCCGACCCGGACGCCATCGACGACGACCTGCTCAGGCTCGTCTTCACCGCCTGCCACCCGGTGCTGTCCGCCGAGGCCCGCATCGCGCTCACCCTGCGCCTGCTCGGCGGCCTGACCACACCCGAGATCGCCCGCGCCTTCCTGGTCCCCGAACCGACCGTCGCCCAGCGCATCGTCCGCGCCAAGAAGACCCTGGCCGGCAGGAACATCGCCTTCGAGGTGCCGTACGGACCGGACCGAGAGGCCCGGCTCGGCTCGGTCCTCGACGTCATCTACCTCATCTTCAACGAGGGATACGCGGCCACCGCCGGCGACGACTGGCTGCGCCCGGCGCTGTGCGAGGACGCGCTGCGGCTGGCCCGGCAGCTCGCGGCGCTGATGCCGAAGGAGCCCGAGGTGCACGGCCTGGTCTCGCTGCTGGAGTTCCAGGCGTCCCGCACGGCCGCCCGCACCGCCCCCGACGGCAGGCCCGTCCTCCTCAGGGACCAGGACCGGCGCCGCTGGAACCGCATGCTCGTCGCCCGTGGTATCGCCGCCCTCGACCGGGCAGGCGCCGTGGGGACCGGCGCTCCCGGCCCGTACGCCCTCCAGGCCGCCGTGGCGGCGTGCCACGCGCACGCCCATACCTACGAGGACACCGACTGGAGGACCATCGCCACCCTGTACGCGCTGCTGGTCGCCCGGATCCCGTCCCCCGTCGTCGAACTCAACCGCGCGGTCGCCGTGTCGATGGCGGACGGCCCGGAACCCGCGCTGGAGATCGTCGATCGGCTCGTCGCCGAACCGACCCTGCGCGACTACCACCTCCTGCCCAGCGTCCGCGGCGACCTTCTGCTGCGGCTGGGCCGGACGGCGGAGGCGAGGGCCGAGTTCGAGCGGGCGGCGGAGCTGACGGGCAACGAGCGGGAACGGGAACTGCTGCGGGCGCGGGCCGACGACTGCCTGCCGGGTTGAGGCACCACAGCCTCATACCGCGCAGCCCGCGCTGGCGTCCTCGCCGCGCAGCCCGCCCTCTCACGGTTCCCGCCGCGCGGCACGCACCCCCACGGTCCCCATGGCGCAGCCCGCGCTCGCGGTTCCCACCGCACGCGGTCCGCACCCCGAGCCGCACCTGACGAGTCCGTCCTCGCGCAAGCTCAAGCCCCGGCCATTCGAACGTTCGTAGGCCGTAAACACGTTCCCTTTGTGGCGAGCGCGATCTAGAGTGATCCGGCCGCTGTGAAACGACTGTGTGGCCGAGGGAAATGGGCGACGGGGGACGACGCCGACCCGGCCCACGCGCGGCTCCGACGACATCATGTGATCCCCGGGGGTCGACAACTTGAGACTGTTCACGCGCCGCCGTACCGCGGCGCTCGCCACCGTGGCGGCACTCGCCGCCGCGGGCGCCCTGGCCACCGCGCCCGGCGCCGTCGCCGACGACGCAGGGCCCTGGCCGGGCACCGAGGGCAAGATCCTCAACGACGGCGGGTTGCTCATCGACCCCGTCACCGGCACCACCAGCACGATCCCCAACGTGGGGAGTTACGCCACCTGGGCGCCGGACGGAAGCCGCGTGGTCAGCGTGTCCGGCCAGATCTCCAGCGTGCTGCCCAACGGCACCAAGAAGATCACCCTGCCCTGGGCGCAGGGCCTGCGCTCCAGCGCCCCGTACGAGGACCTGACGTTCTGGAACGGCGGCCGTTTCGTCGTCTTCGCCAGCGGCGGCCAGCTCGCCTACGGCCCCTCCGACGCCTCGTGGGCGCCCGGTCCGCTGCTGCCGGCGAACCTGGAACCGGCCACCGTCTGCGACGCCGAACCGAGCGTGAACGTCAAGGGTCTGGTCGCGTTCGAGCGCCGCGCGGGCAGCTGCGACGCCGATGCGGGCGTGTACGTCTACGGCGCCGCCGCGAACACGGTCCAGCTCGCCCTGGCCGACGCCGAGCAGCCCGCCTGGTCGCCGGACGGGACCAAGCTGGCGTTCGTCCGCGAGGACACCGACGGCAACCCCCAGATCTTCACGGCGAACGCCGACGGCACCGACGTCAAGCAGCTCACCACCGGCCCGCGCCGGTACGCCGCCCCGTCCTGGTCGCCCACCGGCAAGCGGATCCTCTTCGACGCCCACACCTCGCCGAACAGTGACGACGTGCACACCGTCGAGTACGTCGACACGACGACCGGCGAGCTGACCCCGGTCAGCGGCGCGACGCAGAGCAACTCCGTCGGCAACCCGAGCTGGCAGCCTCTGCGCAAGAACAGCACCGCGCGGATCTGGGGCGCCACCCCCTACCTCACCGCCACCGCCTCCTCCCGCTGGACCTGGAACACCGTCGGCCGCACCGAACCCGGCCTGATGGACGCCAAGTCCGCGGTGCTGGTCAACCAGGACGACCCGGCGTACGCCGTCACCGCGCCCGCCCTGGCCGGCCGGAAGGAGGGCCCGGTGCTGATGACCCAGAAGACCGGGCTCTCCTCGACGACGAAGAACGAGCTGAAGCGGATGCTGAAGCCCGGCAAGCCCGTGTACCTGGTCGGCAGCACGTCCGTACTCGACAACACGGTCCTCAGCCAGGTGAAGGCGCTCGGCTACGTCCCCGTGCGACTGACCGGCGCGGACCGTTACGCGACCTCGGTGATGGTGACCAGAACCATCACCTCCGCCCCGAAGTACGTCTTCCTGGCCGGCGGCACCGAGTACCGGGCGGCCCTCTCGGCGGCGGCCGCGGCCGGCTCCGACGGCGCCGCGAGCGCGGGCGGTGTCGTGCTCACCAACGGCAACAAGCTGACGGCGTCGGTGCAGTCGTACCTCAACAGCCTGAACCCGGACAAGACCATGATCATCACGGTCGGTTCGGCGGCGAAGTACGCCCTCACCCACTCGAGCTTCTCGCACTGGCCTTCGACGTACTCGTACTACCCGATCTCGGGCACCACGGACCCGTCGATCTCGGTGGCCATCGCCCTGTTCTGGTGGTCCGCGCCGAGCCAGACCGGCCTCGCCTACTC
Protein-coding regions in this window:
- a CDS encoding cell wall-binding repeat-containing protein gives rise to the protein MRLFTRRRTAALATVAALAAAGALATAPGAVADDAGPWPGTEGKILNDGGLLIDPVTGTTSTIPNVGSYATWAPDGSRVVSVSGQISSVLPNGTKKITLPWAQGLRSSAPYEDLTFWNGGRFVVFASGGQLAYGPSDASWAPGPLLPANLEPATVCDAEPSVNVKGLVAFERRAGSCDADAGVYVYGAAANTVQLALADAEQPAWSPDGTKLAFVREDTDGNPQIFTANADGTDVKQLTTGPRRYAAPSWSPTGKRILFDAHTSPNSDDVHTVEYVDTTTGELTPVSGATQSNSVGNPSWQPLRKNSTARIWGATPYLTATASSRWTWNTVGRTEPGLMDAKSAVLVNQDDPAYAVTAPALAGRKEGPVLMTQKTGLSSTTKNELKRMLKPGKPVYLVGSTSVLDNTVLSQVKALGYVPVRLTGADRYATSVMVTRTITSAPKYVFLAGGTEYRAALSAAAAAGSDGAASAGGVVLTNGNKLTASVQSYLNSLNPDKTMIITVGSAAKYALTHSSFSHWPSTYSYYPISGTTDPSISVAIALFWWSAPSQTGLAYSGSWRDGVSAASAMNVFGPLLWTTSAAAPSAELTSYFQRETASVHFTAAFGINSSISPAALNTVGATMGAGSAYVDYHPYFNGVIPPSTSASAFAARTDGDASVTTVQRPGAVGAQPNAASLKTLHRQ
- a CDS encoding YciI family protein translates to MPRYLSLVKIDEATAPAEGPSPELMQRMGELIEEVTKAGVMLDTAGLTPSAQGVRAHWEGGKLSLTDGPFTESKEVVGGYALMQCKDMAEAVEWTKRFLKAHEEHWTVTCEVREIAEG
- a CDS encoding beta-xylosidase/alpha-l-arabinosidase; the encoded protein is MTTAPWRDPALPAAARVDDLLSRMTLEEKTAQLYGVWVGAATDGDGVAPHQHDMTADYDWDELITRGLGQLTRSFGTAPVDPALGARALALAQRRIAAAGRFGIPAVAHEECLAGFTAWRATAYPVPLAWGAAFDPPLVEEMGRAIGRDLRAVGVHQGLAPVLDVVRDPRWGRVEETIGEDPYLVGTIGTAYVRGLESAGIVATLKHFAGYASSAGARNLAPVRAGTREFADVTLPPFEMALREGGARSVMAAYTERDGVPASADPELLTRLLREEWGFTGTVVADYFGIGFLQTLHRVAGTPTEAAHLALAAGIDVELPTVKYYGEALVAAVRAGELPEELIDRAAHRVLLQKCELGLLDEDWQPPSPESVDLDPAANRALARRLAEESVVLLDNPDGLLPLAPDTRIAVVGPRAADALAMLGCYSFPSHVLTHHPEVDLGIEIPTVLESLRAELPDAKVTFTEGCGVSDPDPSGFTEAIARAAEADVCVAVLGDRAGLFGRGTSGEGCDVADLSLPGVQGALLDALVATGVPVVLVLLTGRPYALGRWHGRLGAVVQAFFPGEEGGPAVAGVLSGRVNPSGRLPVSVPQVPGGQPWTYLQPPLGLAGEVSNLDPTPLYPFGHGCSYTQFAWEDFSGPDAEIGTDGSYDLSVTVRNTGDRAGAEVVQLYLHDPVASVTRPDVRLIGYQRLELAAGGAARVAFRFHADLSAFTDRAGRRVVEPGDLELRLGASSGQVREVARVRLTGPVREVGAERRLRCEADVLPD
- a CDS encoding RNA polymerase sigma factor, whose amino-acid sequence is MEQQPASAPRSPSAPRSPSNPGSPSNPGSPSDPRAAIETVFRLEAPRVIAAVARVVRDVGIAEELAQDALVAALEQWPRDGVPDNPGAWLTATARHRAVDLVRRRENYARKLQEIGRGLDPAVPPEEPADPDAIDDDLLRLVFTACHPVLSAEARIALTLRLLGGLTTPEIARAFLVPEPTVAQRIVRAKKTLAGRNIAFEVPYGPDREARLGSVLDVIYLIFNEGYAATAGDDWLRPALCEDALRLARQLAALMPKEPEVHGLVSLLEFQASRTAARTAPDGRPVLLRDQDRRRWNRMLVARGIAALDRAGAVGTGAPGPYALQAAVAACHAHAHTYEDTDWRTIATLYALLVARIPSPVVELNRAVAVSMADGPEPALEIVDRLVAEPTLRDYHLLPSVRGDLLLRLGRTAEARAEFERAAELTGNERERELLRARADDCLPG
- a CDS encoding LCP family protein, which translates into the protein MTRHEEQDDAGRRTGRRPRVLKAAGLALAAALVLGIGTAGWAYWHLDDNIKSVDIDNALGDNRPAKAVTTPAPSGSASASPLPTEAVNILVLGSDSRSGEENQALGGGDSSGARSDTAMVVHIDAGRTTATVVSIPRDTLVTRPSCPLSDGGSTAVAYGAMFNTAYSVGGPVCAVKTVESLTDVRMDHYIEVDFSGFAKLVDALGGVTVTTDEDIDDDDSHLHLAAGTHHLDGTRALALARTRHGIGDGSDLGRIGLQQTLVKALLEQIASTDLLTSPTRLYTVADAVTGSLTTDTGLDSLAALMELGQSLKGLSAARLETVTMPVVAAPSDPNRVVAQEPAASELWASLR
- a CDS encoding endo-1,4-beta-xylanase, yielding MRSSSPSLCARLAALVAGAATVGALLSGVAHAADTPLRELGAAKGKVVGTAVTGSKLTGTYGDIAGAQFGSLTPGNAMKWGSVEPTQGSFNWAEADQIVAFAQAHDQQVRGHTLVWHSQNPNWLTNGSWTSAQLTTLLHNHIDTEVGRYKGKIAAWDVVNEPFNEDGTYRSALWYNGLGADYIANALTWARAADPAAKLYINDYNVEGVNAKSTALYNLVKSLKERGVPIDGVGLQAHLILGQVPATLQQNIQRFADLGVDVAITELDIRMTLPSDSAELAQQKADYKAVTAACVAVTRCVNLTVWGFTDSDSWVESTFPGQGAATPYDANYAPKPAYYGIAEALGGTTTPPPTGACTAAYSVGSQWNTGFTGNVTISCSGASLSSWKVTWTYGAGQQITQAWNAGCTQAGTAVTCVNASYNGSVPDGGSVSFGFNAGWSGSNPVPTVTLG
- a CDS encoding LacI family DNA-binding transcriptional regulator; translated protein: MTPSDPVETRTEARPTQTATLAEIAREAGVSAPTVSKVLNGRADVAPATRTRVEELLRAHGYRRRRAEATRSPLIDLVFHELESAWAMEVIRGVENVARDAGLSVVLSESAGRLTPGRTWADQVAARRPHGVVLVLSGLDESQRALLTSRSIPFVVMDPAGDPGADVPSIGATNWQGGLAATRHLVELGHRRIGAISGPPQMMCSRARIDGYRAALETAGLPVDQQLIKTGDFHHETGYRLGRELLERPDRPTAVFAGNDLQALGFYEAARELGLRIPEDVSVVGFDDLPVARWVGPPLTTVRQPLTEMAEAAARLVLELGRAASREAPTATRVELATSLVVRTSTGPPPAR